The following is a genomic window from Verrucomicrobiia bacterium.
GTTTGCCGAATTTGAAACCCCGCCCATCCCTGCGAAGCTCGCCCAGCTGATTGGCGACCTCCAGGCGCGCGGCGCCAAATGGGTCATCAACACCGGGCGGGACATGGCCAGCCTGTTGGAGTCCATCGGCCGCTCGCACATCCACATTTTGCCCGATTATCTCGTGCTGGTTGAACGGGAAATCTTCGAACGGCGGG
Proteins encoded in this region:
- a CDS encoding HAD hydrolase family protein produces the protein MELPIRLLSTDFDGTLFAEFETPPIPAKLAQLIGDLQARGAKWVINTGRDMASLLESIGRSHIHILPDYLVLVEREIFERR